The following are from one region of the Gossypium hirsutum isolate 1008001.06 chromosome D03, Gossypium_hirsutum_v2.1, whole genome shotgun sequence genome:
- the LOC107950280 gene encoding zinc finger protein ZAT12: MFLSSKFLFRFQQQNPKFHTLQCSKFQYFIQVFRLMKRGRDIDAMDMANCLMLLSRVGETDQVAGRVFACKTCDKKFSSFQALGGHRASHKKPKLTVGDNEELAVSPTKPKTHECSICGLEFAIGQALGGHMRRHRAALNDGLVTRDLLPEMNKSTGDGRDPSLDLSLTSWGVDLELKLGKVTPTPVVHCFI; the protein is encoded by the coding sequence ATGTTCCTCTCATCCAAGTTTCTTTTCAGATTTCAACAGCAAAACCCAAAGTTTCATACTTTACAGTGTTCCAAGTTTCAGTATTTTATACAAGTTTTCAGATTAATGAAGAGAGGCAGAGATATTGATGCGATGGATATGGCAAATTGTTTGATGTTACTATCGAGAGTTGGGGAGACCGACCAGGTTGCTGGTCGTGTCTTTGCATGCAAGACATGTGATAAAAAGTTTTCATCTTTCCAAGCACTTGGAGGTCACAGGGCGAGTCATAAGAAGCCGAAGCTAACGGTAGGAGACAATGAAGAGTTAGCGGTTTCGCCTACGAAGCCGAAGACCCACGAGTGTTCGATCTGTGGGCTGGAGTTCGCCATTGGTCAAGCTCTCGGCGGTCACATGAGGAGACATAGGGCTGCTCTGAATGACGGGTTGGTAACTCGGGATTTGTTGCCGGAGATGAATAAATCGACCGGAGATGGTAGGGATCCATCTTTAGATCTGAGTTTGACGTCTTGGGGAGTGGATTTGGAGTTGAAGCTGGGGAAAGTGACACCAACTCCGGTTGTTCATTGTTTTATATAG